In Ureibacillus thermophilus, the genomic stretch GAGTGGTATTACAAATTCCCATTTCTCCAGTTGCTAAAACATGGATACCTTGTTTCACTTGTTCATCGGCAATTTCAATACCTACTTCAATCGCTTGAATCGCTTCTTGTCGTGACATTGCTGGTCCCTTAGCCATATTATCCGTTCCGTATTTCACTTTTTTGACGATGACTCCAGAATCTTTTGGTAAATCTTCTTTAATGCCAATATCTACTGGAACGACTTTTGCACCTGCTGCTTTTGCAATAGCACATACTCCTGTAAACCCTTTAGCAAAGCCAATTGCCTGCATTACCGTTACAAATTGGGGGTTATTTGAAACATTTTCTTCATATACTCCGTGATCCGCAGCTAATGAAATAACCGCTTTATTGGATACATCAAGCTCTAGTTTCTCAGATATTCCAGCAAGTTGTATCGCGATTTGTTCTAATTTTCCTAAACTGCCTGGCGGTTTACAAAGAGCATCTACTCTTTCTCTTGCTTTTTCCATCACTTCTTTATTAAGTTGTTTAATGTTTTGTAATGTCGATTGCAATAGTTCCAATTGAATCTCCTCCATCGATTATTGAAATAAGAAAAGTCTGCAGTTTATTGGCATGCCAAATAAACTACAGACTTTACCATCGTACTGTATGTTTTCAAGTAATTAGGCAGGTCTCCTGGCTTAGGTTCATCGCAAATATAGGCCTTCCCAGTTTCCCAGTGGCATTTTCTATATTGCTCCCCGATACAGTGGTGGGTCCGCTAAAGATTCTCACTTTATTCCCTATTCTCCCTAAATGGGCACCTAATTACGAGGATATTCTTTTTAAAATACTGTATGATGAAAATAAATTCTCGTCAAGATTTTTCGGTTGCCTATTGCATAAAAGGCTTGATGAATGTTGAAATATGGAGGAGCTTAATATCTTGACGATAAAGTATGGAAGCACAGTAGTGAAGGAGTTAAAACATGCATGCAGTGTTAAAGCTTTCAAAATATTTAAAGCCCTATAAGCATTTTGCTGTGTTGGCGCCGATTCTCATGATATTAGAAGTAGCGATGGATTTAGTACAGCCAACCATTATGCAAAAAATCATCGATGATGGAATTGTAATGAATAATACACTCTATATCGTTGGGATGTTTATTGTGATGATTGCATGCGCCATAATCGGTTGGCTTGGAGGGGCAGGCTGCAATTTTTTCAGTTCTAAAGCAGCGGTCAACTTTGCGGCCGATATTCGGGCAGACTTATATGAAACGATTACTTATTTTTCAAACAGCAATAAGGACAAGTTCACGTTAGGAAAGTTGATTACCAATTTAACAAACGATGTTGAAATGCTGCAAAGAGCATTGAATATGCTTTTAAAAGTGTTTGTCCGAGGTCCTTTCATGTTTATTGGGGCCGTCTTGGTCGTATTCTTCACGGCAAGGGATTTATTTCCTATATTATTTTTCGTTGTTCCTGTTTTAATCATCTGTTTATATGTGTTTATTAAATTATCCATTACATTATTCCGAAAAGTGCAAGAAGCGATTGACGGCGTGAATACACGTGTGCAGGAAAATTTGTCAGGCATCCGCGTCATTAAAGCATTTAACCGCATGCGCCACCAAGTGAAGCAATTTACAGGAGTCAATGAAGAATTAACGAAGCGCAATATGACAGCCGACCAAGTCATTGCCGCTTTAATGCCTATTACACAGTTTGTTGTGAATATTGGCATCGTGCTTGCGCTTATGCTTGGTGTGGTAAAGGTGGAGGCAGGTGCCAATGAGATCGGGGTGATTGTGGCGTTCATCAACTATTTAATGATGATTATGAATGGCCTTATGAGTTCCAGTAATGTATTAATTCAGATTGCGCGGGCGATTCCAAGTGCGGAACGGGTTGTGGTTGTATTAGAAGAACAGCCGGACATTACGAATGCAGAAAATCCAGTGAAAAAAGAAATCCTTGGTGATGTGAACTTTGAGCATGTAAGTTTTTCCTACAATAAACAAGTGGAACCGGTGTTGAAAGATATCTCCTTTGAAGCGAAAGCGGGTAGCACTGTCGGAATCATCGGGATGACCGGCAGCGGAAAATCCACATTAATAAAACTGCTAGCGCGCTTAATGGATGTGGATGAAGGAACGATTTATATTGACGGCTTTCCAATTCAGCAATATGACATCGAAACATTAAGAAACGCGATGGCTTTTGCGCCTCAAAAAGCGACATTGTTTTCAACAACCATTGAGGAAAACTTGAAGTATGGAAAAAGTGATGCAACGAAAGAAGAAATTAAAGAGGCACTTGTAGCATCCAATGCCATTGAATTTGTTGAAAAGCTGGATAAAAAAGAGCAGCATGAGTTAACCCAAGGGGCAACGAATTTATCCGGTGGTCAGAAGCAGCGGCTTGCCATGAGCCGGGCATTAATTCGAAAACCAAAAATTTTAGTATTGGATGA encodes the following:
- a CDS encoding ABC transporter ATP-binding protein; this translates as MHAVLKLSKYLKPYKHFAVLAPILMILEVAMDLVQPTIMQKIIDDGIVMNNTLYIVGMFIVMIACAIIGWLGGAGCNFFSSKAAVNFAADIRADLYETITYFSNSNKDKFTLGKLITNLTNDVEMLQRALNMLLKVFVRGPFMFIGAVLVVFFTARDLFPILFFVVPVLIICLYVFIKLSITLFRKVQEAIDGVNTRVQENLSGIRVIKAFNRMRHQVKQFTGVNEELTKRNMTADQVIAALMPITQFVVNIGIVLALMLGVVKVEAGANEIGVIVAFINYLMMIMNGLMSSSNVLIQIARAIPSAERVVVVLEEQPDITNAENPVKKEILGDVNFEHVSFSYNKQVEPVLKDISFEAKAGSTVGIIGMTGSGKSTLIKLLARLMDVDEGTIYIDGFPIQQYDIETLRNAMAFAPQKATLFSTTIEENLKYGKSDATKEEIKEALVASNAIEFVEKLDKKEQHELTQGATNLSGGQKQRLAMSRALIRKPKILVLDDTTSAVDSITEKMIQKNMKELKGSTKFIVSSKISSIQHANLILVLEDGRIVAKGTHEELLKTSEHYREIVATQVEKGGILHE
- the cobT gene encoding nicotinate-nucleotide--dimethylbenzimidazole phosphoribosyltransferase, translating into MELLQSTLQNIKQLNKEVMEKARERVDALCKPPGSLGKLEQIAIQLAGISEKLELDVSNKAVISLAADHGVYEENVSNNPQFVTVMQAIGFAKGFTGVCAIAKAAGAKVVPVDIGIKEDLPKDSGVIVKKVKYGTDNMAKGPAMSRQEAIQAIEVGIEIADEQVKQGIHVLATGEMGICNTTPSSAVLSAFCGCDPAIVTGMGAGVDSLQHKIDVIRRSLDINTPNPNDPIDVLAKVGGLELGGMAGVVLGAAANRVPVVVDGFISTVSALIAYKLEPKVKDYIIPSHLSEEPGAKIVNELLGLEPMLNMNMRLGEGSGAALAFPILDAACSMMNTMTTLEESHQYMLKIMGSQTV